The genomic stretch CTGCGCCAGGCTGGCCGCGACGGTGAAGGCCGTGCGGTTGGGATGGCCGAACGCGCGGACGATCGCGAATGCCGCCAGCGACTTGCCGATCACGATGATCAGCACCGTCGCGAGCAGCGCCAGCGGCTGCTCGACCACCACCGACGGGTTGAACAGCATTCCCACCGAAACGAAGAACAGCACCGCAAAGGCGTCGCGCAGCGGCAGCGTCTCCTCCGCCGCCTGTCGGCTGAGCGAGGTTTCGCCCAGGATCATGCCCGCGAAGAACGCCCCCAGTGCAAACGACACGTCGAACGCGATCGCCGCACCGAACGCGACGCCCAGCGCGATCGCCAGCACCGCCAGCCGGAACAGCTCGCGCGATCCGCTGTTCACTACCCAGTTGAGCGTCCAGGGGATCAGCCGCCGCCCGACGACCAGCATCAGCGCGACGAACCCCGCGACCTTGGCCAGCGTCGTGAGCAGCGGCACGATCAGCGCGCGGACGCCGCCCGAATCGGCGTTGGTCATCACTTCGGCGAGCACCGGCAGCAGCACCAGCGCCAGCACCATCGCCAGATCCTCGACGATCAGCCAGCCGACTGCGATCCGCCCGCGCTCGGTCTGGACGATGTCATGGCCCTGGAGCGCGCGCAGCAGCACCACGGTACTCGCCACCGCCAGCGACAGGCCGAACACCAGCCCCGCGATCATGCTCCAGCCGAGCATATAAGCCAGCCCCATGCCCATGATCGTCGCGACCGCGATCTGCCCCAGCGCCCCCGGGATCGCGATGCGCCGCACCGACAACAGATCCTTGAGCGAGAAGTGCAGCCCGACGCCGAACATCAGCAGGATCACGCCGATCTCCGCCAGCTCGTTGGCGAGACCGGCGTCCGCGACGAACCCCGGCGTGAACGGCCCGACGAGCACGCCGGCAAGCAGATAGCCCACCAGCGGCGACAGCCGCAGCCGGTGCGCGATGGCGCCCATGATGAAGGCGACGACCAGGCCGACGACGATCGTGCCGATCAGTGGGGTATGATGCGGCATCTGCCACGATTCCTTATGGTTCGGGCTCCGGGGGCGCCCGCCCCCGGAAACCCGGTTCAGTCCATGGTGCTGCCGATGACGAGCGCCAACAGGCCCGATGCAGCGGCGACAGCGGTCCACACCGCGGTGGCGAACCACCAGGGGGGCCGCTTCTTGCGGGGAGTTTCTTCCATTTCTGCCTCGCGAATCGAGTGCGGGTCGCCGCATGCCCGATCGCGGGTGCGGCACGACCTGCCGGGGAGCAGGAAAGGATCAGCCGCGCGGCGGCGCCCGTGCGCCGATCGTGCCTGCTCTGCATGCGACAAGGGGCACCTCGTCGTCGGCGACATGGCCGACCGGGCACCCAGTCGCGGTGTCGGGAGTAGCCCGCACAGTCAGCAGCGGCGAAACGATGCGCGTCGCCGGTTCGAAACGATGATACCGGCTATCCTCGGGCGAGGGCGCACGTAGCGCGGACCGCTCGCCCTTGCGGACATGCGGGCCGCGCGGGCTGACGACGACGAGCGTGGTCGTCGGATCGAAGGCGGAGCCAATGGTGCGCGCATGCGCCGGGCCGAGCGGGACCAGCGAACAGATCAGCGCGGTAAGCAGCGCCACCCAGCCGGCAATCCCGGCCAGCAGGCTTGTGCCGGAAGCGTGCCGCGCTGCGTTCCGCACTATGCCTCGTTCTCCATCGACCGGTTCGTGCCGTGCGCGCGGGTCGCCACACGTTTCGCACCCTCCACGCCAACGCCGCGAACGCGGTTCGGGTCCCTGCGCTGCCGATTTTTGTTCGGCGCTACAGCACCCGCGACAGGAAACGGCTTTCGGGGCTGGCGGAATAGTCGCCGAACGGAGCGCAGGGCGTGAAGCCGAACTGGCGGTACAGCGCCAGCGATGCCTCGAACGTCGGCCCAGATCCGGTCTCCAGGCTGATCCGGCGCAGCCCGCGCTCGCGCCCGACGCCCAGCATGTGCGACAGCAAAGCCGCCGCGGTGCCCCGCCGCAGCCTTTGGGGATGCGTCCGCATCGACTTGATTTCGCCATGCGTCGCATCCAGCGTCCGCAGCGCGCCGCATCCGAGCAACTGGCCCTCCTCCCACGCGGTGTAGAAGGCGATGTCCGCCCGCCGCAGCCCGATCAGGTCGAGCGCAAGCACCGCCTCGGTCGGGGCGGCGGCGCGGAGCGCTTCGAGGTGGAGCCGGAGCAGTGCCTGGACTTCGGGTGTATCCAACCCGCCTTCGCGAACGTCGATCAACGTCGATCCGCCCGCGGCTTTCGCCGCACCCCGTTGCTTTGCATTCGATCCCCGCCCTTTTTGCGCCCGCGCCGGTCATAAGGCGGCGGTGATCGGAATGTCACGCCGCAATCATGGTGCGGGTGCGAAGAACCGTCCTGAAATCGGGCGCTACAGCGCGCGGGTCAGGAACCGGCTGAACGGATCGGGGCGATAGTCGCCGAACGGGCCGCACTCGGCAAAGCCGAAGCGGCGGTACAACGCGATTGCGGCGTCGAATGCGGGCGCGCTCCCGGTCTCGAGGCTCAGCCGCGCATAGCCGCGCGCCTGTGCCTCGGCGACGATGTGCGCGAGCATCGCCGCGCCCGCCCCGCGGCGCAGCGCGGCGGGGGCGGTGCGCATCGACTTGATCTCGCCTTCGGTGCCGCTCAGCGCCTTGAGCGCACCGATCACGACCAGCGCGTCGCCGTCCCACCCGCTCCAGAAGGTCACCTCGGGCACCTTCAGCCCCGACAGGTCGAGGAAATGGCAACTTCCCGGCGGCGAATTGGCGAGCATCCCCTCGGCATGCAGCCGCAGCAGCGCGATGACCTGTGGGTCGTCGAGGCCGCCCTCGCGGATTTCCATCAAATCTCGTCGATCATCCCGGCCAGCGTGTCGAGGCACGCATGCGCCAGCGTCTTGCACCGCGCCGGGCTCCACGCGAACTCGGCGTCGGCATTGGCGTCATGGTCCTTGAACGGCATTTCCAGCGTCATCGACACGGCGCCGAAGCGCTCGGCGAGCTGGTTGGTCGACATCGACAGGTTGGCTTTGCCCGGCGCCGCCTTCTCATAGCCCAGGTCGAGCTGGAAATCGGGCGTCGCCTCGGCCAGCTCGCGGGCATAGCGATAGAATTTCCCGCCCTGCGCGTCGGTCCAGCTCGGAATGCCCTCGAACCCCGCGAGGAAGTTCGCCGGGATCGCCTCGTCGCCATGCACGTCGATCGCGAACGCCACGCCGCTCTCGTCCATCGCATTGCGCACCGCCAGCACTTCGGGGCTCTTGTCGGGCGTCGGGCTGTGCCATTCGCGGTTGAGGTTCACGCCCGCGGCGTTGGTGCGCAAATGCCCGCGCCGCGATCCGTCGGGGTTCATATTGGGGACGAGGTGGATCGTCGCCTTGGCACGCAGCAGCATCGCCGGGGCGTCGGCAAGGTCGGTCAGCTTTTCCAGCGCGCCTTCCATCCACCATTCGGCCATCGTCTCGCCGGGATGCTGGCGGGCATAGAGCCACACCTGCTTCGGCCCGTCGCCGATCGTCAGGCAATCGATCGGCTGGCCGTCCAGCGTCGTGCCCAGTTCGCGATGCCGGACCCCCGGCAGCGCCGCGATCCGCGTCACCAGATCGTGGTGCCGTTCCATCGAATAGGGCGCGAAATAGGCGAACCAGACGATGTCGCTGTCGATCGTGCGCGTGAAGCTCAGCACGCCATCGGCATAGTCGGCGGGGGTAGTGCGCCAGGTCTCACGATCGGTGCTCCACCGCGGTGCGTATCCCGGCCAGCCGAACGGATAGGCCGATCCGCCCGCGTTCAGGATGCGGAAGGTGACGGTACGCCCCTTCGCCCCGGCGACGCGGAAGTGGAACCATTGGTAGAAATCGGACGCATGGTCGGTCGCGATTTCCAGGTCCACGCGGTCGCCGTCGATGGCGATGGGACGAATGTTGCCGCCGTCGAACGCGGCGTTGATGTGGATGCTCATTTCACCGTGATAGTGATCCCGGACTCTCCGGGGAAGTCCCTGAACAGCGCCTGCGCCAGCCGCGCTGCGGTTTCCGGCGGCGCGGTGCCCGGCTGGTCGCTCATCGCTTCGGTGATCGCGCGGCCTTCCCAGATCGTGCTGTTGTCGCTGCGCCGCCGCAGCTGGACCCACAGCTCGGATCCGATCAGGTCGTGCCGCTTGCCCTTGCCCAGCCCGAAGCTGACGCCGCCGCCCAGCCCGACGCCGCCGCCGCGCCGTCCGCCGGTGAAGCCGCCGCCGCCCAGCCCGATCGAAACGGGCGGCGGCTCGCGGAAGCTGCTCTTCGTGCCGCGGGTGAACGACACCGCGGCGATATAGCCCGAGGCCATGTCGCTGCGCGCGCGGACATAGCCCAGCCGCTCAAGCTCGGTGCCCACGGCATCGGCATAGGCCTGATATTCGGAACTGACCTGGACCGCGCCCGACATCGGCTCGATCGCCACCGTGGTCCGCTCCATCGGCTGGCCCAGATGGTAGCGCGTGACGTCCACCGGCGCCTGGCGATAGCCCGTCGCGCAACCCGCGAGCAGCAGCGCGCCGGCGGAGGCAAGGGCTAGGCGAATCGGTTTGGTCACGGCGTACCTCCTGTTTCGCGGGCGAAACGGCCCGCCTGCGTTGAAACCCGGCTTGGGGTGAGTCGGTTCCCATCTGGGCCAAGCGGAGGCAACTGCCAACCGGCTTGATGCGCTCTTATATACGGGCCTGGAAACCGGCCATGCCTTGACTTGGTACCGCCCTGCATCTAGGCGGGCGCCTCTTTTCCGGCATCCAGATAATTCGAGAAGCGAATCGGTCATGAAGATCGTGAATTCATTGAAGTCGCTCAAGGGGCGGCACCGCGACAACCGCGTAATCCGCCGCCGTGGCCGGACCTACGTGATCAACAAGACCAATCGTCGGTTCAAGGCCCGCCAGGGCTAAGTCCGGTGGTTCAGCCGTCCGCCGTCATCTTTGATGTCGGCAATGTGCTGTACGACTGGAATCCGCGATACTTGTACGGGCGTCTGATCGGCGACGATCAGGCGCTTGACGCGTTTCTGTCCACTGTCGCGACCAAGGCGTGGCATTTCCAGCACGACGCTGGACGACCCTTTGCCGAGACCTCGGCAGAGCTGGCCGCACTGTATCCCCAGCATGCCGAGATGATCGCGCTGTGGGGGCCGCGGTTCGGCGAGCAGATTCCGCATGCGCTGCCCGGCATGCCCGAACTCGTCGAATCGCTCGATTCGGCGGGCGTCCCGCTGTTCGCGATCACCAATTTCTCCGGCGAGTTCTGGCCGCCGTTCCGCGCGCGCGAATCGGCGCTGTTCGATCGCTTCCGCGCGATCGTGGTGTCGGGCGACGAACGGCTGGTGAAGCCCGATCCGGCGATCTACCGGCTCGCGCTCGATCGATTCGGGCTGGCGCCGGAAGAAGCGGTGTTCGTCGACGATAACGCCGCCAATATCGCCGCCGCGGCCGCGATGGGCATCCACGCGATTCTCTTTGTCGATGCCGAATCGCTGCGCGAATCGCTCCGGGACCTAAGCTTCGCCGTCTGATCGCGGCGAATATGTTGCATTGCAGCAACGGTTCTCGCGGGAAACGGCGCTCCGGTCGATTTCCGCTTTCGCGGCTCGATCCCGCATTTAAGCTGTATCCGCCAGGCCCGCGCTTTCGCCGTACCGTGGCAGAGTATGTGCCCTCTTTCTGGAGACGGATCGATGAAGCTCGTTCGCACTGCACTGATCGGCGCCGCCGCCCTTTCCCTCGCTGCCACCCCCGCAATGGCTTCGGCCTCGCGTGCATCGGCGCTGTCGCTTGGTCGCGCGACCACCGGCGCCAAGCATGGCTCGGACGCCGTGCCCGTCATTCCGACCTGGCTGGTCCTTGGCGGACTCATCGCCGCAGTCGGCGCCGCCGTGGTCATCGCCAGCGACGAACCCGACAGCAACTGATCCCGGGCCATCGGCCTTGATAGCAAAACGGCGCCGCGCGGATCTCCGCGCAGCGCCGCCTTTTCTGTGCTTGCGGGCGTCCGGCGTTCAGCCGCCCTCGGGCCCGCGATAGCTGGTCAGTTCGTCGCCGACGATCGTCACGACGTGGAGCACGTTGGTCGATCCCGGCGTCTTGAAGGGCACGCCCGCGCACAGCACGACTCGGTCGCCTGCAGTCGCGATATGGTGGCGCAGCGCCATCCGCTTGGCCTTGGCGACCATTTCCTCGAACGATTCGACGTCGCGCGTCTGGACCGCGTGCATCCCCCACAACAGCCCCAGCCGCCGCGCCGTCTCCAGCCGCGGCGTCAGCCCCATGATCGGCACCGGCGGACGCTCGCGCGCGATTCGCCGTGCGGTCGATCCCGACGAGGTGAAGCAGATGATCGCCGCCGCTGACACGGTGCGCGCGATGTTCTTCGCCGCCTCGGCCAGCGCGTCGGCGGTGGTCGGGTCGGGATGCGTGACGGTGAAGTGGACGCGGTCGCCATGCGCGGGGTCGCGCTCGACGGCATCGGCGATCGAATTCATCATCGCCACCGATTCGACCGGCCATTGCCCCGCCGCGCTTTCCGCCGACAACATGATCGCATCGGCGCCGTCATAGACGGCGGTGGCGACGTCGGACACTTCGGCGCGGGTGGGGGAGGGCGAATCGATCATCGATTCGAGCATCTGCGTCGCGACGATCACCGGGCGGCCCAGCCGCCGCGCGGTCTCGACGATGCGCTTCTGGAGCGGCGGCACGCTCTGCGGCGGCAATTCGACGCCCAGGTCGCCGCGCGCGACCATCACGCCGTCGCACTGCTCCATGATCTCGTCGAGCCGCGCGATCGCGGAGGGCTTCTCGATCTTGGCGAGCAGCGCCGCCTTGCCGCCGATCAGCCGCCGCGCTTCCATCAGATCCTCGGGCCGCTGGACGAAGCTCAGCGCGATCCAGTCGGCGCCCTGCTCGACGGCAAAGGCCAGGTCGCTGCGGTCCTTGTCGGTCAGCGCGGCCAGCGGCAGCACCATGTCGGGGACGTTGAGCCCCTTCGAATTGGACAGCGGCCCGCCGACTTCGACGATCGTCGTCATCCGGTCGCCCGCGACGCTGACGACGCGCAGCACCAGCTTGCCGTCGTCGAGCAGCAGCCGCGCATCGGGATGCGCCGCCTCGAAGATTTCGCGATGGGGCAGCTCGACGCGGGTTTCGTCGCCCGGAGTCGGATCGCGGTCGAGGATGAATTCATGCCCGGTGCGCAGTATGATCTTGCCCTCGGCGAACTTGCCGACGCGCAGCTTGGGGCCCTGGAGGTCGGCGAGGATCGTCGTCGGCCGCCCGATCCGCTTCTCCATCGCGCGAATCGCTTCGAACAGGGGGATTTTCGACGCCTGGTCGCCATGGCTCATATTGATGCGGAAGGCGTCGGCGCCCGCCACGAACAGGCGTTCGATCATTTCCGGCGTGTCGCTGGCCGGGCCGAGCGTGGCCAGCACGCGTACCTTGCGCGATCGGGGGCTAATGGCCTGGGTCATCGTTGTCATTCCTCGGCTTGTGCGTGGCTGCCTCTAGCCTTTACTGTAGCAGGATCAACCGTGGAGGCACGCGCAATGGACCTTGAAACGCTGGACGACGCCGTCGCGGCACGGGCTTTCCGGCGGCTCGTGCGCCATTTGCGACACCGGAGCGACGCCGAAAATATCGATCTGATGGGGCTGGCGGGGTTTTGCCGCAACTGCCTGGCCGACTGGGTGGCGGAGGCCGAGGGCAGCATGACGCGCGATGCGGCGCGTGCGCTGGTCTATGGCATGCCGTTCGCCGAGTGGAAGGCGAAGTTCCAGGGCGAGGCGACGCCCGAGCAACTCGCCCGGATGGAGGCCAGCGTCGCGCGCAACCACCGCGAAGAGATGCTGGACGACGCGATCGAAGACAGCTTCCCCGCCAGCGATCCGCCGTCGATGAGCGAACCGGGGCGATAGGGCTTGAGCGCGGGCTAGGCCTTCTCTATCGCCCCCGCTTCCCAGTTTCAGGAGCCACGAATGTCCGACTCGATTTCCGCTGAACAACTGCGCCTGCTGATCGAGCGCATCGAGCGGCTCGAGGAAGAGAAGAAGGGCATCGCCGACGACATCAAGGATGTCTACGCGGAGGCCAAGTCGACCGGCTTCGACGTCAAGACGATGCGGTCGATCGTCCGCCTGCGCAAGATGGAGAAGCACCATCGCGACGAGGCGGAGATGCTGCTCGAAACCTACAAGCAGGCGCTCGGGCTGGTCTGATCGCAATCGGCGGCGGCGCAGCGGGGGCAGTGTCCTCGGCGCCGTCTTCCGGCCCGCCATTGCGAAACCCGCATCCGCTGGCCTAGAGACGCCCGACATAGTCCCAAGAGAGCGCAATGGCAGGCCATTCCAAATTCAAGAACATCATGCACCGCAAGGGCGCGCAGGATAAGAAGCGCTCGGGCATGTTCTCCAAGCTCAGCCGCGAAATCACCGTCGCGGCCAAGATGGGCTTGCCCGATCCGGACATGAACCCGCGGCTGCGCGCCGCGGTGAATGCCGCCAAGGCGCAGTCGATGCCCAAGGACAATATCCAGCGCTCGATCGACAAGGCGAGCAAGGGCGACGCCGAGAATTATGAGGAAATCCGCTACGAGGCGTTCGGCCCCGGCGGGGTTTCGCTGATCGTCGAGACGCTGACCGACAATCGCAACCGCACCGTCACCAACGTGCGCACCGCGATTAGCAAGAATGGCGGCAATCTGGGCGCGCCGGGATCGGTCAGCCATGCCTTCGACCGGATGGGCCTCATCAACTACGCCGCCAAGGTCGGCGACGCCGAGAAGGTGTTCGAAGCCGCGCTGGAGGCGGGCGCCGAGGACGTGACCTCGTCCGAGGACGGCCATGAAATCTGGACCGCGCAGGGCGACCTCCACGAAGTCGCCAAGGCGCTCGAGCCCGTGCTGGGCGAGGCCGAGGGCGCCAAGCTCGCCTGGAAGCCGCAGACGATGGTCGCGGTCGACGAAGGCGACGCCGCGACTTTGTTCAAGCTGCTCGACGCGCTCGACGACGATGACGACGTCCAGACGGTCTGGGGCAATTACGAAATCGCGGACGACGTGATGGAGAAGCTGGGTTGAAGAAAATCCTCCCCGGAACGGGGAGGGGGACCATTGGCAGAGCCAATGGTGGAGGGGGGCTCGCCCCGCACGATTCGCTTGAGGCTGGCCCCCTCCACCACCGACCTGCGGTCGGCGGTCCCCCTCCCCGTTCCGGGGAGGAGCCATGATCCTCCTCGGCCTCGATCCCGGCCTCGGCACCACCGGCTGGGGCCTGATCCGCGCCGACGGCAACCGGCTCAGCCACATCGCCAATGGCCGGCTCAAGACCGACACCCAGGCGCCGCTCCCCCGCCGCCTCGCGCATCTCGACGCGATGCTGTCCGCGCTGGTCGCCGACCACGCCCCCGATGGTGCCGCGGTCGAGGAAGTGTTCGTTAACGCCAACCCCCAGACGACGCTCAAGCTGGGCCAGGCGCGCGGCGTCGTGATCTGCGCAGTCGCGCGCACCGGGATCGACGTCGGCGAATATGCCGCGCGGCTGGTCAAAAAGGCCGTGGTCGGCACCGGCGCGGCGGAAAAGGCACAGGTGCACGCAATGGTCGCGCGGCTGCTCCCCGGCGTGAAGATCGACGGCCCCGACGCCGCCGATGCGCTGGCCGTGGCGATCTGTCACGCACACCATCTGGCGAGCGCGCGGCGGATCGGCTGATTTGGCTTTGCTCGGGGCGTGTGTTCCGTTTATGTACCGGGACGTGCAACCTCTGAAACCCCGGCGCGCGGCATGATCGCGCATCTCAAAGGCCGCTTGTCCGCGACCGGCGCCGATTATGCGGTGATCGACGTGGGCGGCGTCGGCTATCTGGTCGGGGCCTCGGCCAAGACGCTGGAGAAGCTCGGCGCAGTCGAGGGCGTGGTGACGGTGCATACCGAGATGCTGGTCAGCGAGGATTCGATCCGGCTGATGGGGTTTGCCAGCGCCGACGAACGCGACTGGTTCAAGCTGCTCACCAGCGTCCAGGGCGTCGGGGCGAAGGTCGCGCTGGCGATCCTCTCGATCCTCTCGCCCGACGAGGCGCGCACCGCGGTCGCGCGCGGCGACGCGGCGATGATCGCGCGCGCAAACGGGGTGGGGCCGAAACTGGCGCAGCGCATCGTCAACGAATTGAAGGACAAGGCGGGCGGCATCGCGCTGGGCGGCGCCGGAGTCGCGGCGCCCGCGGGCGGGGCGGCGTCGGACGCGGTCTCGGCGCTGCTCAACCTGGGCTTCCGGCCTGCCGAGGCGTCGGCGGCAGTGGGCGCGGCGAGCGACGAGCTGGGGCCGGGCGCGAGCCTCGACGCCCTCGTCCGGCTGGCGCTGCGAAAGGCGGCGAAGTGAGTCCTCACCCCCGTCAGGCTGAACTTGGTTCAGCATCCAACGTACCGCAGGGGATACCGCCAGGGGTGCGCCGTCCGATGCCAGCAATTCTAGGAACCTGCACCCTCGCGGCGCAAGCGTTCCCGCTCGACAATGGCGCCCACCCATGACCGACGATCGCCTCCTCGCCGCCGCCCGGAAACCCGAGGATATCGACGCCGCGCTGCGCCCCAAGAATCTCGACGATTTCGTCGGCCAGCGCGCCGCGCGCGAAAATCTGCGGGTGTTCATCCAGGCGGCGCGCTCGCGCGGCGAGGCGCTAGACCATGTCCTGTTCTTCGGCCCCCCCGGTCTCGGCAAGACCACGCTGGCGCAGATCGTCGCGCGCGAAATGGGGGTGGGCTTCCGCGCCACGTCGGGCCCGGTCATCGCCAAGTCGGGCGATCTCGCCGCGCTGCTGACCAATCTCGAGGACGGCGACGTGCTGTTCATCGACGAGATTCACCGCCTCGCCCCCGCGGTCGAGGAGGTCCTCTACCCCGCGATGGAGGATCGCGCGCTCGACCTGATGATCGGCGAGGGGCCGTCGGCGCGGTCGGTGCGGATCGACTTGCCCCGCTTCACCCTGGTCGGCGCGACCACGCGGCAGGGGCTGCTCACCACCCCCTTGCGCGACCGGTTCGGCATCCCGGTGCGGCTGCAATTCTATACGGTCGAGGAGCTGGAGCGCGTCGTTACCCGCGCCGCAGCACTGCTCGACCTCGCGATCGCCCCCGACGGCGCGCATGAGATCGCCCGCCGCGCGCGCGGCACCCCGCGCATCGCCGGGCGGCTGCTGCGCCGGGTCCGCGATTTCGCCAATGTGCTGGGCGAGCCCGTGGTCCATGCGAAAGCCGCCGACGCCGCGCTGACTCGGCTCGAAGTCGACGCGCTCGGGCTCGATACGATGGACCGGCGCTACCTCATGATGATCGCCGACATTTATCGCGGCGGCCCGGTCGGCGTCGAAACGCTCGCCGCCGGGCTCAGCGAGGCGCGCGACACGATCGAGGAAGTGATCGAGCCCTATCTCATCCAGATCGGGATGATCGCCCGCACCGCGCGCGGGCGCTGCCTCAACGCCGCCGGGTGGAAGCATCTCGGCCTCGATCCCCCGCCCACCGCGCAGGAAGGGCTGTTCGACTGAGCAGTTGCTCTCCTGCGCAGGAGCACAGGAGGCGAAATTACGCGGCGGACTCCTCGCCCTCTTCGCTCGCCTCAGCCTCCACACCGCTCTCGAACCACGCCTCGACCGGCCCGTTCAGCTTGATCGTCAGCGCGTTGCCGTGGCGATCGACCTTGTTGCCAAGCGCCGCGCGGATCCAGCCTTCGGAGATGCAATATTCCTCCACGTCGCGGCGCTGGACGCCCTTGAAGCGGATGCCGATGCCGCGTTCGAGCAGCTCGCGCTGGAAAAAGGGGCTCTTCGGATTGACCGATAGGCGGTCGGGGGGAGTATCGCTCATGGGCCAGCCCTTTGCCGCTATTGCGCGACGCTTTCAAGGTAGCGGTGGAGTGCCGACACCACGACCGATCCTTCGCCCACCCCCGACGCGACGCGCTTGATCGATCCGGCGCGCACGTCGCCCACGGCGAAGATCCCCGGCTTCGACGAACAGAACACCGTTTCGCCGCCGCCGGTCCGCACGAAGCCGGCGGGATCGAGGTCGAGGCAATCGCCCAGCCAGTCGGTATTGGGGACCGCGCCGATCATCACGAACAGCGCGCCGACGGGCAGGTCGCGCGACTCGCCGCTGCGCCGGTCGGTCCAGGTCAGCGCGCGCAGATGCGCGTCGCCCTCCAGCGCGGTGACTTCGGTAAACGGGTGGAGCGTGATCCGCTCCGACGCCTCGATCCGGTCGATCAGATAGCTCGACATCGTCGCCGCCAGCCCCTCGCCGCGCACCAGCATGTGGACATGTCCCGCCGTCCGCGCGAGATAGATCGCCGCCTGTCCCGCCGAATTGCCGCCGCCCACGACGACGACCTCCTGCGTCGCGCACAGCGCCGCCTCCATCGCGGTCGCCGCGTAATAGATGCCGTTGCCCTCCAGCTCGGCATAGCGCGGCAAGTCGAGCTTGCGGTAGCGCGCGCCCGTCGCGACCACCACCGCGCGCGCCTTGAGCGACTTGCCGTCGTCGAGCTGGACGACATAGGGGTGCTGCTCGCAATCGATCCCCGCCGCCCCGCGCGACACGAGCAGCCGCGCGCCGAATTTCTGCGCCTGCACCTGCGCGCGGCCCGCGAGCGCCTGCCCGGAAATGCCGGTCGGGAAGCCGAGGTAATTCTCGATCTTGCTGCTGGTGCCCGCCTGTCCGCCCGGCGCGATGGCCTCGATCACGATCGTGTCGAGCCCTTCCGACGCGGCATAGACCGCCGCCGCCAGCCCCGCCGGCCCGGCGCCGACCACTGCGACGTCATGGACATGCTCGGGGTCGATCGCGGTGTCGAGCCCCAGCGCGTCGGCGAGCTGGGCGTTGGTCGGGTTGCGCAGTGCGCGCCCCTCGGCGACCACCACCGGCAAGTCGCGCGCGGTCAGCGAGAAACATTCGAGGAAGCCCGCCGCATCGGCATCGGTCTCAGTATCGATCCGGCGATGCGGCATTGCGTTGCGCGTCAGGAAGGTCTCGATCCGCGACATGTCCGCCGCATGCGCCGCGCCGATCAGCGCGACGCCGCCCTCGCCATGGAGCAGCATGCCCATCCGGCGCAGGATGAACGCGCGCATCACGATCTCGCCGATATCGGGCTCGGCGGTCATCATCCGGCGAAACGCGTTGCGGTGGACGCGCGCGACGCGGGTCGGCCCCTTGGCGCGCCCGGTGACCAGCACCTTGCGCTCGTTGAACAGGTCGAGCTCGC from Sphingomonas hengshuiensis encodes the following:
- a CDS encoding DUF2312 domain-containing protein translates to MSDSISAEQLRLLIERIERLEEEKKGIADDIKDVYAEAKSTGFDVKTMRSIVRLRKMEKHHRDEAEMLLETYKQALGLV
- the ruvC gene encoding crossover junction endodeoxyribonuclease RuvC — its product is MILLGLDPGLGTTGWGLIRADGNRLSHIANGRLKTDTQAPLPRRLAHLDAMLSALVADHAPDGAAVEEVFVNANPQTTLKLGQARGVVICAVARTGIDVGEYAARLVKKAVVGTGAAEKAQVHAMVARLLPGVKIDGPDAADALAVAICHAHHLASARRIG
- a CDS encoding DUF1244 domain-containing protein, producing the protein MDLETLDDAVAARAFRRLVRHLRHRSDAENIDLMGLAGFCRNCLADWVAEAEGSMTRDAARALVYGMPFAEWKAKFQGEATPEQLARMEASVARNHREEMLDDAIEDSFPASDPPSMSEPGR
- a CDS encoding YebC/PmpR family DNA-binding transcriptional regulator, which encodes MAGHSKFKNIMHRKGAQDKKRSGMFSKLSREITVAAKMGLPDPDMNPRLRAAVNAAKAQSMPKDNIQRSIDKASKGDAENYEEIRYEAFGPGGVSLIVETLTDNRNRTVTNVRTAISKNGGNLGAPGSVSHAFDRMGLINYAAKVGDAEKVFEAALEAGAEDVTSSEDGHEIWTAQGDLHEVAKALEPVLGEAEGAKLAWKPQTMVAVDEGDAATLFKLLDALDDDDDVQTVWGNYEIADDVMEKLG
- a CDS encoding DUF3297 family protein, coding for MSDTPPDRLSVNPKSPFFQRELLERGIGIRFKGVQRRDVEEYCISEGWIRAALGNKVDRHGNALTIKLNGPVEAWFESGVEAEASEEGEESAA
- the ruvB gene encoding Holliday junction branch migration DNA helicase RuvB; this translates as MTDDRLLAAARKPEDIDAALRPKNLDDFVGQRAARENLRVFIQAARSRGEALDHVLFFGPPGLGKTTLAQIVAREMGVGFRATSGPVIAKSGDLAALLTNLEDGDVLFIDEIHRLAPAVEEVLYPAMEDRALDLMIGEGPSARSVRIDLPRFTLVGATTRQGLLTTPLRDRFGIPVRLQFYTVEELERVVTRAAALLDLAIAPDGAHEIARRARGTPRIAGRLLRRVRDFANVLGEPVVHAKAADAALTRLEVDALGLDTMDRRYLMMIADIYRGGPVGVETLAAGLSEARDTIEEVIEPYLIQIGMIARTARGRCLNAAGWKHLGLDPPPTAQEGLFD
- the ruvA gene encoding Holliday junction branch migration protein RuvA, which produces MIAHLKGRLSATGADYAVIDVGGVGYLVGASAKTLEKLGAVEGVVTVHTEMLVSEDSIRLMGFASADERDWFKLLTSVQGVGAKVALAILSILSPDEARTAVARGDAAMIARANGVGPKLAQRIVNELKDKAGGIALGGAGVAAPAGGAASDAVSALLNLGFRPAEASAAVGAASDELGPGASLDALVRLALRKAAK
- a CDS encoding FAD-dependent oxidoreductase, with the protein product MNADSAPRPDPADPYQRTAQTFPILPPEMAERVAAFGQEEALEDGALLFARGDTSVDFFLCRAGHIEIVDTAADGAPHIIHLHEPGQFTGELDLFNERKVLVTGRAKGPTRVARVHRNAFRRMMTAEPDIGEIVMRAFILRRMGMLLHGEGGVALIGAAHAADMSRIETFLTRNAMPHRRIDTETDADAAGFLECFSLTARDLPVVVAEGRALRNPTNAQLADALGLDTAIDPEHVHDVAVVGAGPAGLAAAVYAASEGLDTIVIEAIAPGGQAGTSSKIENYLGFPTGISGQALAGRAQVQAQKFGARLLVSRGAAGIDCEQHPYVVQLDDGKSLKARAVVVATGARYRKLDLPRYAELEGNGIYYAATAMEAALCATQEVVVVGGGNSAGQAAIYLARTAGHVHMLVRGEGLAATMSSYLIDRIEASERITLHPFTEVTALEGDAHLRALTWTDRRSGESRDLPVGALFVMIGAVPNTDWLGDCLDLDPAGFVRTGGGETVFCSSKPGIFAVGDVRAGSIKRVASGVGEGSVVVSALHRYLESVAQ